In Lotus japonicus ecotype B-129 chromosome 5, LjGifu_v1.2, one genomic interval encodes:
- the LOC130720233 gene encoding uncharacterized protein LOC130720233, which yields MFAYVYYYKSFSFSYIPLKKPNHTHHSITLPGGVKGTKMHNPQRLGGDSFVIQVRAIGVAEEQQYYQPQHHKNIPSSNNNSNFNFSAMKLFHRFRKVLMRLVFSVPSSSSRRSTSSSSDSARHRNSERFEPPKTSCSSYYSSYSHYNEAISDCIEFFNKSAQDDIISNDRKSDIV from the coding sequence ATGTTTGCCTATGTGTATTACTACAAGTCATTTTCCTTTTCATATATACCCCTTAAGAAACCAAACCACACCCATCATAGCATTACACTTCCCGGAGGCGTCAAAGGAACAAAAATGCACAACCCACAAAGACTAGGAGGAGATAGCTTTGTCATACAAGTAAGAGCCATTGGTGTTGCTGAAGAACAACAATATTACCAACCTCAACATCACAAGAATATTCCCTCCTCTAATAATAACAGCAACTTCAACTTCTCAGCCATGAAGCTCTTTCACCGCTTCCGCAAGGTCCTCATGCGCCTCGTCTTCTCagtaccttcttcttcttctcgtcGCTCCACATCTTCATCATCGGACTCAGCAAGGCACAGAAACTCTGAGAGGTTTGAGCCGCCAAAGACTTCTTGCAGCTCTTACTACTCCTCTTACTCGCATTACAATGAGGCCATTTCAGATTGCATTGAGTTCTTCAATAAGTCCGCACAAGATGACATTATTTCTAATGATCGAAAATCAGACATTGTGTAA
- the LOC130718174 gene encoding SKP1-like protein 1B — MASTARKITLKSSDGAAFEVEEAVVALHSQTIKDMINAHSGIVALSDVTGNILAKVIQYCNKHSSGSENELRQWDADFVKVDRDTLFDLLNAANNLKIKSLLNLIVHTVAQMMKGMNPQEICELTMRMSGFRLS, encoded by the exons ATGGCTTCAACAGCGAGGAAGATCACCCTGAAGAGTTCCGATGGTGCGGCCTTCGAAGTGGAAGAAGCGGTGGTGGCGCTTCACTCACAGACCATTAAGGACATGATCAACGCCCACAGCGGCATCGTCGCTCTTTCCGATGTAACCGGCAACATCCTCGCCAAAGTGATCCAGTATTGCAACAAGCACAGTTCCGGTAGCGAGAATGAGCTCCGGCAATGGGATGCTGATTTCGTGAAGGTTGATCGGGACACGCTCTTCGATCTCCTCAAT GCTGCAAACAATTTGAAGATCAAGAGCCTTTTGAACCTTATTGTTCATACCGTAGCACAGATGATGAAGGGTATGAATCCTCAGGAAATTTGCGAGTTAACAATGAGAATGAGTGGTTTTAGACTCAGTTGA